The Sulfuricurvum sp. genome contains a region encoding:
- the dbpA gene encoding ATP-dependent RNA helicase DbpA has protein sequence MSSFTTLPLQSPLQTALKRLNFTTMTPIQEQSLPSILEGKDIVAQASTGSGKTLAFALGLLQNINPKFFAAQSLVLCPTRELAEQVAKVIRSCASEIGNIKLLTLCGGVPMKGQKHSLTHGAHIIVGTPGRVLKLLQIDALDLKHCKTSVLDEADQMVDMGFIDDIEEIFTYLPAQKQTLLFSATYPESIKELTSKLTHNPLFIKTHTTEIKPDIDEIAYVVSDKTLALNTLIQHHNITNAIIFCNTKVVASELCETLRYAGIHAIALHGDMEQFDRNEAIIQFRNGSAPFLVATDVAGRGIDIEGLDVIINYDVPQQLDRYIHRIGRTGRAGKNGMAITLVSPHQGDSFLGLARNIVLQELPRLINDFELSTPMQTICIDAGKKEKLRAGDIVGAMIHEGGLENVQIGKIDQLDHLSYVAVPRSLAKNVHTKLQKRPIKGKVFRIWLLD, from the coding sequence ATGTCCTCTTTTACTACACTACCTCTTCAATCACCATTACAAACAGCGCTTAAACGGCTAAATTTCACCACTATGACCCCAATTCAAGAGCAATCACTCCCTAGTATTTTAGAAGGGAAAGATATTGTTGCGCAAGCCTCTACCGGAAGCGGTAAAACACTTGCGTTTGCATTGGGACTTTTACAAAATATTAATCCTAAATTTTTTGCTGCCCAATCTCTCGTATTGTGCCCTACCCGTGAACTTGCAGAACAAGTGGCAAAAGTAATCCGCTCATGTGCCAGTGAAATCGGTAATATCAAACTCCTTACCCTCTGTGGCGGTGTCCCTATGAAAGGGCAAAAACACTCTCTCACGCACGGTGCACACATCATCGTTGGAACTCCCGGACGGGTACTCAAACTTCTCCAAATCGATGCTTTAGATTTAAAACATTGTAAAACTTCTGTTTTAGATGAAGCTGACCAAATGGTAGATATGGGTTTTATCGACGATATAGAAGAGATATTTACCTATCTACCTGCTCAAAAACAAACACTGTTATTCTCAGCCACCTATCCTGAGTCGATCAAAGAGCTCACCTCAAAGCTCACCCATAATCCGTTATTTATTAAAACACACACGACGGAGATAAAACCCGATATTGATGAGATAGCCTACGTTGTCAGCGATAAAACGTTAGCACTCAATACCCTCATCCAACATCATAACATTACCAATGCCATCATATTTTGCAATACCAAGGTTGTAGCCTCAGAACTGTGTGAAACACTCCGTTATGCCGGCATACATGCTATTGCTCTTCATGGAGACATGGAACAGTTTGATCGAAATGAAGCCATTATCCAATTTCGAAACGGAAGTGCCCCTTTTCTCGTAGCCACCGATGTGGCAGGTCGCGGTATCGATATCGAAGGGCTTGATGTTATTATTAACTATGATGTTCCTCAACAGCTTGATCGTTATATCCATCGAATCGGACGAACCGGACGTGCAGGAAAAAATGGTATGGCTATCACTCTCGTGAGTCCACATCAAGGTGATTCATTTTTAGGTTTAGCGCGAAATATAGTGTTGCAAGAACTTCCTCGACTTATCAATGACTTTGAATTATCCACACCAATGCAAACCATCTGTATTGATGCAGGGAAAAAAGAGAAACTGCGTGCAGGCGATATTGTCGGTGCGATGATTCATGAGGGAGGGCTTGAAAATGTGCAAATTGGGAAGATCGATCAACTCGATCATCTTAGTTATGTTGCGGTTCCCCGCTCATTAGCAAAGAATGTACATACAAAACTTCAAAAACGACCGATAAAAGGGAAAGTTTTCAGGATATGGTTGCTAGACTAA